The segment AGAATAGTGCTTCTGAAATAGCTGCGTGAAGGCATCGTCGTCGCCTGTTATTGCCTCTTGTATAAGATAAATGTCTTCTTCTTGCTCCAAATCGATGCCTCCTTTCTTTTTGTTTCTTGCAATTCCTTGTGTTCAACCATAAGACGCTGTGAGAATATAAAGCGTTCATTCTATTTTTATTTTTTTATTTTTGTGGGGTAGGGGTCCCATTTCACTTAAGTTTCCTTAAAACCACATGAAAAAACCCCTCTTAGAAGGGGCTTTAAGGTTAAGCGATAGCCTAACTTATATATTATTCGACGTCGATGTTGAAATTCCTAGAGGGGTCTGACCCTTTATTTGCCCCTTTTTCTTTATTAATCCCACCCCTCACGTAAATCTGCCGCTTGGTGTCGCTGGTGATGTGGCGGTGGAGTTGAATGAGGAGGAGGCCGTTTTCGTAGGTGGCGTCGACTTTGTCGTCGCGGACTGGGAAGGGCAGTTCGAAGGTGCGTTGGAAGTCACCTTGTGCGATGCCTTCTTCGATGAGTTCGTAGCCCTGGATATTGAGGTTGATTTGGCCTTTTACTTCAAGTTGCTGCGGGCGAATGAACAATTGCACTTGATCTGGGTTCACGAGGCCTGGCAGGCACATGACACAGAGCAATTCATTTTCTTTTTTATAGAGGTTGGTCTGAGTTTGCATGTTTTCAAAGTATGGCTCAAATCCGTTCCAGAATTCGTCCCCAAAGAACTGATCCCACTGTTTGCGCCAGTCCCCCATATTCTTGAACTGATTAAAAGGCATCATAGGCAATCACGCTTCCTTTCCTGCTTGCATGTCACTTTGCCATTAGAATATGCAGAAACTAGTGGGGAAGTGCCTAGTTAACGCCTGGCAAAAGTAAACCCGTATCTCCTTTTTATGTCGAAAAACACTGGAGCACAACCAAGGAAAAACATGGTATATTTTAAAGCGGAGGTGTTTAATCATGTCAAAAAACCATACATGGACTTTAAACGAGAACACAGAGGGAACAATCATTAGCAAGTGACGACTGGCGTTTAAACCCGTGTTGTTGCTTGCTGGAAGGTAGGTAACAATGAACACATTGGAAACAAAGCATGTGTATTACATCATGCATATTATCATTTCGCTTGCGAGCTCAATCATGTTTACGACGTATGCGATCTTTTATATTGAAGAATTGGGGCTGAATCCCCTTCAGTTAATTTTGATTGGAACGGCCATTGAATTGACCGTCATTATATTTGAAAGTGTAACGGGAGTGGTGGCGGACACCTATAGCAGGAGATTGTCGATCATCATTGCGACATTCATCTTGGGGGCTGCCTTTATTTTTGAGGGGAGTATCCCTTACTTGAGCGGCAGTGCAGTAGTTGCAGGAGTGTTGTCCGCGTTTGTCCTATTACTCATCGCCGAATTCATCCGGGGAATAGGGGAGACATTCCTCAGCGGTGCAGACCAGGCTTGGCTGACAGATGAAGTCGGCGAAGGGGCGGTTGCGAAAATATTTGTCCGCGCAAATCAGCTTAGGCTTATTGCAAGCCTTGCAGGAATCATCATCAGTGTTGTACTTGCAAGCATTGCATTGAATCTGCCTTATATTGTGGGAGGGGTTCTCTACATCTTGCTTGGGATATTCTTATGTGTATTCATGAAGGAGAAGAATTTCGAGAAGGTGGAAGCTGCTGACGACAAGCCTTGGAAGGCGATGTCATCGACCTTTCTATCAGGAATTGCCTTTATCAAAAACAAGCCGGTACTTATGATGTTGTTAGTGGTGACGGTCTTTATGGGAGCCACTTCAGAAGGCTTCGATCGTCTTTGGGAGGCACATTTGCTGGAGGCCTTCACTTTTCCGAGCATCGGGCAGCTGGATGCGGTCGTTTGGTTTGGGATCATACATTTTGTCGGCACTTTAATCAGTATCGGTGCGATGGAATGGTATCAAAGAAAATTTAATGTGAATCAGCCAAAGGTGATCAGATATAGCCTGTTCTATTTCACCATCGCACAAATTGTTTTCATGATTTTCTTTGCGGTAACACCATATTTCTACTTGGCCATTTTCTGTTTCTGGATGCTCGGCATCGTCGGCTCCATCACTGCCCCGATGTATCAGGCATGGCTGAACCAACAGCTTGAAAGCAAGTCCCGGGCTACCGTACTGTCCATCATGGGCCAGGGCAACGCGGTCGGGCAAGGACTAGGAGGCCCATTCGTAGGGGTGATCGCCACTAGATACTACATTCGCACAGCCCTAGTACTAAGCGCGATCCTGCTGTTACCGGCTGTTGTTTTGTACGGTAAAGTGATGAAGAAGTAAAAGGGGTCTGACCCTCACTCCGTTAAAGCACTAAAACCCCCGCCTCAAAGAGGCGGGGGTTTTACATTGCGTATCCGATCGTTCAGTCTTTCTTTGTCCGTTAATCCTTCTTGTCCGGATGCACCGGTTTTGTGACATTGACGAACTTTTCGCTCTTAAAGGACTTCATGAGCGAGAAGACCATGAGAATCATGATGATGGCGAATGGGAAGGCTGCGATAATGGAAGCCGTTTGTAGCGCTTCTAGTCCGCCTGTCCAAAGCAGGATTGCTGCTGCTGCCGATTGGATTAGCCCCCACACAAACTTGATGGAGTTTGGCGGATGCAGGCTACCATTGGTCGTTTGCATGCCAAGCACAAAAGTTGCTGAATCTGCTGAAGTGATGAAGAAGGTACAGATCAGGAAAATGGCAAGCCCAGACATGATCATGCCAAGCGGGTAGTGCTGCAACACAGAGAACAGTGCAACTTCCATCCCGGATTCCTCAATGACGCTATATACAGAGACTCCTTCAAAGTACTCAAGAAATATCGCAGAGCCTCCGAAAACAGAGAACCATAATCCTCCGAAAATGGTTGGAACTAATAAAACTCCAAGCAAGAATTCACGGATTGTCCGTCCTTTAGAAATACGGGCGATGAAAGTCCCCACAAATGGTGCCCAGGCAATCCACCATGCCCAGTAGAAGATGGTCCAATCCTGTACCCAAGAATTATCCGCATCAAATGGGAACAGACGGAAACTCATGGTTGGCAGGTTTTGAATATAGCTACCGATCGTTGTTGTGAACAAATCCATGATGAAATTGGTCGGTCCTGCAAATAGCAAGAAGAACATCAACGAGATGGCAAGCACCACATTCAGGTTGCTCAAGTATTTAATCCCCTTGTTCAAGCCGGTTTGTGCAGATAACATAAACAACACCGTCACGACTAAGATGACAAGCAGTTGGGTGGTGATATTGTTTGTGATAGCCGGTGTGAGGCTTGAAAGTCCACCGCTGATTTGGATTGCGCCCAGCCCAAGGGAGGTAGCGACACCGAAGATGGTAGCAAAAACCGCGATAAAGTTTATGAAAGTCCCAAGATGCCCATCAACCCGGTCTCCTAGAATTGGCCGTAAGATGGAGCTGATAACTCCTGGAGAGCCTTTTCTGAATTGGAAATACGCTAACGCAAGCGCGATGACAGAATAGATGGCCCATGGATGCAGTCCCCAATGGAAAAATGAATAGCGCATTGCTACCCTGGCCGCTTCAGCAGTTTCTCCCGCTCCGGTCGGTGGGGCGAAAAAATGATACATCGGCTCTGAAGCACCCCAAAATACTAATCCGATACCCATCCCGGCACTAAATAACATCGCAAACCAAGTGATGTAATTATACTCCGGCTCATCCGTATCTTTACCAAGTTTGATACGACCGAATTTGGTGAATATAAGAATAATACTAAATAATAGAAAGCCTGTAGCAGTTAAAAGATAGAACCAGCCGAACTTATTGACAATGAAGCTTTGAATCGCTTCAGTCGCAGGCTTTAGAGCGGCGTCTCCCAACATGCTCACGGGAATCACGCCCCAGATAATGAATAAGACAGCAACTATAATAGAAACAATAAATACAGGGGTTGTTTTCTTCATGTTGTTTGTTTTCACTCCTTCAATGATTACTCATCACTTCTTTCATAGGTTAAGTATTTGTTACAAAAACGGCAGCTATACCATCCTAACATTTCTGGGACTTTAGTCCAATTAATTTACTTTAGGTGTTTACAGGTTATAGCGAGTTCCATTAGAATTAGTTACTAGATTTGGCATCTAGGAGGCAGATATCTTGCTTGAAAACAGTTTAGTTATGGTAGCAATCATCATCATTATCAATATTGTCTATGTTTCTTTTTTCACCATACGAATGATTCTGACTTTAAAGGGGCAGCGTTACTTGGCTGCGGGAATTAGCATGGTCGAGGTTGTCATCTATGTGGTAGGTCTTGGCTTAGTGCTGGATAACCTCAATCAGATCCAGAATCTTGCTGCATATGCACTTGGTTATGGAATCGGTGTGATTGTCGGGATGAAAATAGAAGAAAAGCTGGCACTTGGATACACCACGGTAAATGTCATCACAAAGGAATATGACAAGGATTTACCAAAGCTTTTGCGTGAAAAAGGCTACGGGGTAACCAATTGGCAGGCGAACGGTCTGGAAGGCGACCGTATGGCGATGCAAATTTTAACGCCAAGAAAATATGAAGTTAGCCTCTATCATGCCATCAAAGAGCATGATCCCAAGGCATTCATCATCGCCTACGAACCGAAAACCATTCATGGCGGGTTCTGGGTAAAGGCTGTAAAGGAAAGGAAAATTAAAGAATGGATAAAACGCCGCGAAAACGAAAATTCGAAGTGATGGAAAACGAAAGCATCAGTGACTGCTTGGACCGTATGGCTAAAGAAGGCTATATGCCATCCCGCCGGATGGAAGAGCCGATTTTTCAAGAAACCATCAAAAACGGCCACAAGGAAGTAAATCCAATCGGAAGAAAAATAGTATTTGAAGGCAAGCTAATAGAAAAATAACACCAAAATACGAACAATAATCAATAAAAACAATCACATCGTTCATGATTTTCGTTGACATCAACGTTAATTGACGATAAGATAAACGTAGATGAACACGAAATAAAAAACGAAATAATGAAACCTCATATAATTTTGGGAATATGGCCCATAAGTCTCTACCTGACCGCCGTAAATTGGTCGGACTATGAGGGGAAGTTACATCTATGTTTTTCATGGCGACTAAGTTTGTTTACCTATGCTAATGAAAGCCCAGATGGACTGCTTTCCCTCTATAACAGGGACCAGTCCATGCTGGGCTTTTCTGTTTTCTGTTGAACACCGCTGTTTCTTTCCGTAAAAGGCTACGCTTTCCGCGGGGCGACCTTGAGCCTCCTCGGCAAGCCTGCGGGGTCTCAACATTGTCGCTACTCCCCCGCTGGAGTCTTCGCCTTTTTCTCCAAGAAACAGCTAGGTACTATAGAATCCACCCTGTTGACTGAAGTGCAAGGTGTGAGACTCCTAAGGGAGATAGCGGTAGGTTGAGACCTCGCAGGCGAAAGTACCGCCCCTAGGAAAGCGAACACCTGGAACGAAAGGAAACAGGGAGTCAAACAGATAGACATTCAAATCAAAAAGGGAGGCAACATAATGAACGCTTTAGTTGGAGTGATCATGGGAAGTACTTCCGATTGGGAAACAATGAAACACGCATGTGACATGCTTGACGAACTACATATACCTTACGAAAAGAAAGTCGTATCCGCACACCGCACACCAGATCTGATGTTCACCTACGCAGAACATGCAAGAGAAAGAGGGTTAAAAGTCATTATCGCAGGAGCGGGTGGAGCAGCCCACCTACCTGGAATGGTAGCGGCAAAAACCACCTTACCAGTAATCGGCGTACCGGTTCAATCCAAAGCACTGAACGGCTTAGACTCCTTGCTCTCCATCGTCCAGATGCCAGGTGGCGTACCGGTCGCAACAGTCGCCATTGGAAAAGCGGGGGCGACCAACGCCGGCCTCCTTGCAGCACAGATGATCGGCGCTTATGACAGTAATACGGCAGAACGCCTGCAAGCACGACGAGACGCAACAGAACAACAAGTGATAGAAAGTAGTGATCAGCTTGTTTAAACATATTGTACCACCAGCAACCATCGGCATCATCGGCGGCGGACAACTAGGTCGGATGATGGCCTTATCAGCTAAAGCAATGGGATTTAAAATCGCTGTGCTTGATCCGACACCTGATTCTCCATGCGGCCAGGTGGCAGACATCGAAATCACCGCGGCATTCAGTGACATGGAAGCCATCAAAAAGCTTGCATCATTATCAGACGTTGTCACCTATGAGTTTGAAAACATCGATTACGAAGCATTGACATGGCTTGAGGAGAACGCCTACCTGCCACAGGGTAGCGAGGTGTTAAAAGTAACCCAACACCGTGCGACAGAAAAAAGAGCGATTGAAGCAGCTGGCCTTCAGGTTGCCCCTTTTATGGAAGTAACGACGAAGGAAGAGCTTCATGAAGCCATCCGCAAAATCGGGTATCCAAGTGTCCTGAAAACGTGCCGATTCGGTTATGATGGCAAAGGCCAGGTGGTATTGAAGGACGACACTGCTCTCGAACAGGCCGCAAAGCTCCTTGAACACGGCGAGTGCGTACTGGAAAAATGGATTCCTTTTGTAAAAGAAATTTCCGTTGTAGTAGCACGTAGCACAACTGGTGAAATCAAGGCATTCCCAGTAGGGGAAAACGAACACAGGGAAAATATTTTATATAAGACTATCGCACCGGCAAGGGTCGATCAGATCCTTGAGATGAATGCGATTCAAAGTGCGATGACATTGGCAAGGACCTTCAACCTTATAGGGACACTGGCGGTAGAGATGTTCGTCCTTGAAGATGGTACCTTCTATATAAATGAACTGGCACCAAGGCCGCATAATTCTGGACACTATACGATGGATGCATGCGAGACATCACAATTCGAGCAGCACATCAGAGCGGTGGCAGGGATGCCTCTTGGAAAAACGACCTTATGGAAGCCTGCGGTTATGGTTAATCTATTAGGGGAGCATGTGGACGCGGCAATTGAGCATATCCCACATTACGAAACAGCAAAGCTTCATTTATATGGCAAGCAGGAGAAAAAAGAGAAACGAAAAATGGGACATATCAATATTTTAGCTGATACAATAGAACAGGCTTTGGAGCAAGAGGCTTCCTGGCAGATATGGAACACAGTTGAACGGAGGATTTTAACATGATTGAACGTTATACAAGACCCGAGATGGGCGCGATTTGGACAGAAGAGAACCGGTTTCAGGCTTGGCTTGAAGTGGAAATCTTAGCTTGTGAAGCATGGGCAGAGCTTGGGGACATCCCGAAAGAAGATGTAAAGGTGCTTCGCGAAAAAGCATCCTTTGATATCGAGCGCATCAAAGAGATCGAAGCGGAAACTCGCCATGACGTGGTTGCTTTCACAAGAGCGGTATCCGAAACATTGGGCGACGAGAAAAAGTGGGTACATTACGGGCTAACGTCAACGGACGTAGTAGACACAGCGTTGTCCTACCAGCTGAAGCAGGCAAACGAGATCTTACTTGCTGACATCGAACGCTTTGTATCCATTTTAAAAGAAAAAGCGCAAGACCATAAATACACGGTCATGATGGGCCGTACGCACGGAGTACATGCGGAACCGACGACTTTCGGCTTGAAACTAGCGCTATGGTACGAGGAAATGAAGCGTAACCTGGAGCGTTTCAAACAAGCGGCAGAAGGCATCGAGTTCGGAAAAATCTCCGGCGCGGTTGGAACTTACGCCAACATCAACCCATTTGTAGAAGAGTATGTATGCGAAAAGTTAGGCTTGCAGCGTGCGCCAATTTCTACCCAAACCTTGCAGCGTGACCGTCATGCCCACTACTTAAGTACATTGGCGTTGATTGCCACTTCTATCGAAAAGTTCGCAGTGGAAGTACGTGGACTACAAAAGAGTGAAACACGAGAAGTGGAAGAGTTCTTCGCAAAAGGTCAAAAAGGATCTTCCGCAATGCCGCATAAACGTAACCCAATCGGTTCGGAAAATATGACAGGCCTTGCTCGCGTCATTCGCGGATACATGATGACAGCATACGAGAATGTGCCACTATGGCATGAGCGCGATATCTCGCATTCCTCTGCAGAGCGCATCATTTTACCGGACAGCACGATCGCATTGAACTATATGCTAAACCGTTTTGGCAACATCATTAAAAACTTGACGGTGTTCCCGGAAAACATGAAGCGCAACATGGACCGCACATTGGGGCTTATCTACTCCCAACGCGTGCTGCTTGCCTTGATCGACACTGGCATGTCCCGTGAAGAAGCATACGATACGGTCCAGCCAAGAGCGATGGAAGCATGGGAAAAGCAAGTCCACTTCCGTGAGCTAGTGGAAGGCGAAGAGAAAATCACTTCTCGTCTAACGCCGGCACAGATTGAGGATTGCTTCGACTACAACTACCACCTGCAACATGTTGATACGATTTTTGATCGACTAGGATTATAAAATATAAATTGGTGAAGCACCGCTGTTGATTTCCGCAAAAGGCTGCGCTTTCCGCGGGGCGACCTTGAGCCTCCTCGTTTCACTGCGGGGTCTCAAGATTGTCGCTACTCCCCCGCAGGAGTCTACGCCTTTTGCTCCAATCACCAGCTAGGTTATCTTGTGATATCAGCAGAACCATTCATTCAAAAAGCTTTCCCCTGTTCATTGAAGTGGAAGGCACGAGACTCCTGCGGGAGGTAGCGGTAGGTTGAGACCCCGCAACGAAGTGAGGAGGCTCAAGCACCGCCCCGCTGAAAGCGAGTGCCTGCAACGGAAATGAACAGGGAGTTATATAAAAACCCATCTCTTTTTTATAGGAGGCAAATCCATGACCTTACAAAAGCAAGAACTACTATACGAAGGCAAAGCAAAACTGGTCTACTCAACAACCGACGAGAACACCGTCTGGATACAATACAAAAACTCCGCCACCGCTTTCAACGGCGAAAAAAAAGCCGACATCACAGGCAAAGGCCGACTGAACAACGAGATTACCAGCTTACTATTTTCCATGCTCACAGAAGCCGGGATCGAAAACCACTTCATCGAGCGTAAGTCCGAAACAGAACAGCTCGTGAAAAAAGTCGACATCATCCCACTTGAAGTCGTGGTCCGCAACATCACCGCCGGCAGCATGGCAAAACGCCTTGGCATCGAAGAAGGCACCACGCTCGAGCAGCCGATCGTTGAGTTTTATTATAAAGATGACTCACTTGGTGATCCGCTCATCACAGAAGATCATGTTCAGCTTTTGAAGCTTGCAACACCTGCAGAAATGGATATTTTGAAGCATGTAGCGCGCAAGGTGAATGTTGTATTATCGGAATTTTTTGAAAAGAAGAACCTGAGATTAGTAGATTTCAAGCTTGAATTTGGTAAGACGGAGGACGGCAGAATCATTTTGGCAGATGAGGTGTCACCGGATACTTGCCGCCTGTGGGATAAGGATACGAATGAAAAGTTAGATAAGGATGTCTTCCGCAGAAACCTTGGAAGCCTGACAGATGCATACGAAAAAATACTGGCACGTATTGGAGGAGAGCAGCATGTATAAAGTGAAGGTATTCGTAACGTTAAGAGAGAGTGTGTTAGATCCACAAGGAACAGCAGTGAAAAATTCGCTTCATAGTCTTTCTTACAAAGAGGTCGAGGAAGTTCGCATAGGAAAATTTTTGGAGTTGACGATTGCCAAATCAGACCGTGACCTAGACGTGCTTGTAAAGGAAATGTGTGAACGCTTATTGGCAAATACAGTGATTGAAGACTTCCGTTATGAGGTGGAGGAGGTTGTTGGATCGTGAAATTTGCAGTCATCGTGTTTCCGGGCTCCAACTGTGATGTAGATATGTACCACGCGATCAAAGACGAACTTGGGGAAGAAGTCGATTATGTGTGGCATGATGCAACAAACTTAGAGGAGTATGACGGGATTTTACTTCCAGGTGGATTTTCATATGGGGATTACCTAAGATCTGGCGCGATTGCACGTTTTTCCAATGTGATGCTTGAGGTGCAAAAGGCTGCTGAAGCCGGTAAGCCAATTTTGGGTATATGCAACGGGTTTCAAATTTTGCTGGAGTCGGGTCTTCTTCCAGGGGCAATGAGAAGAAACAAGAACTTGAAGTTCATGTGCCGTCCGGTGGAATTAAAAGTGGTGAACAATGAGACGATGTTCACATCGGGGTATGCAAAAGATGAGATCATCACCATCCCCATTGCGCATGGGGAAGGAAATTACTATTGTGATGAGAAAACCTTAGGGGAATTAGTAAGCAATGGGCAAATTGCTTTTTCCTATAATGGTGACAATCCAAATGGTAGTCTACATGATATTGCCGGGATTGTAAATGAAAAAGGAAATGTACTGGGTATGATGCCACACCCGGAAAGAGCGGTTTCTGAGCTGTTGGGCAGTGCAGATGGACTTAAACTCTTTCAATCTATCGTTCGTAATTGGAGGGAATCACATGTCGTTACTTCTTGAGCCAAATCCAGAGATGATCAAAGCGGAAGGCATTTACCGTGAAATGGGACTGAGCGATGAAGAGTTCCTAATGGTAGAAAAAATTCTTGGGCGTTTGCCGAACTACACGGAAACCGGACTATTTTCGGTGATGTGGTCCGAGCATTGCAGCTACAAGAATTCCAAGCCGGTACTGCGCAAGTTCCCGATTGATGGACCAAAAGTATTGCAAGGTCCTGGGGAAGGTGCCGGAATCGTGGACATCGGCGACAATCAGGCAGTGGTGTTCAAAATCGAAAGTCATAATCACCCGTCTGCGATCGAGCCTTACCAAGGCGCGGCAACAGGTGTCGGCGGGATTATCCGCGATGTCTTTTCGATGGGCGCACGTCCGATCGCACTATTGAATTCTCTACGTTTTGGGGAACTGACAACTCCGCGTGTGAAATATTTGTTTGAAGAAGTGGTGGCAGGAATCGCAGGCTACGGTAACTGTGTGGGAATCCCGACAGTTGGCGGCGAGATCCAGTTCGACCCGGCTTATGATGGCAACCCGCTAGTGAACGCGATGTGTGTGGGTCTGATCAATCATGAAGATATCAAAAAAGGACAGGCAAAGGGTGTCGGCAATACCGTCATGTACGTTGGGGCAAAAACGGGACGCGACGGGATTCACGGGGCAACTTTTGCATCAGAAGAACTTTCTGAAGCTTCCGAAGAAAAACGTCCGGCGGTTCAAGTCGGGGATCCTTTCATGGAAAAATTATTACTGGAAGCATGCTTGGAAATCGTGAAATGGGACGGATTAGTAGGAATCCAGGACATGGGGGCAGCAGGTCTGACAAGCTCGTCTGCGGAAATGGCATCCAAGGCTGGTTCCGGAATCGAGATGGACCTTGACCTTGTACCACAACGTGAAACAGGCATGACTGGCTATGAAATGATGCTTTCTGAATCACAAGAGCGCATGTTGATCGTCGTGGAAGCGGGCCGTGAGCACGAAGCGCATGAGATTGTTTCGAAATATGGTCTTGAGGCAGTTTCGATTGGAAAAGTGACAGATGATAAGAAACTTCGCTTGTTGCATAAAGGGGAAGTGATTGCGGATGTACCGGTGGATGCTCTTGCGGAAGAAGCACCTGTATACCATAAGCCTTCTACTGAGCCTGCGTATTATCGCGAGTTCCAGGAGATGGAGGTAGCGGTACCGGAAGTAACTGACTTTGAAGAGACATTGGTGGCTCTATTGAAACAACCGACAATCGCGAGCAAAGAGTGGGTCTATGACCAATATGACTACCAGGTTCGTACAAATACCGTTGTCGTACCTGGTTCCGATGCGGCAGTTGTCCGTATCCGCGGGACGGAAAAAGCCTTGGCTATGACAACCGACTGTAATTCCCGTTATCTCTATTTGGATCCGGAAGTCGGCGGGATGATCGCAGTGGCGGAAGCGGCTCGTAATGTCGTGTGTTCCGGTGCAAAGCCGTTGGCAATCACAGACTGTTTGAATTTTGGTAATCCTGAAAAGCCTGAGATCTTCTGGCAAATCGAAAAAGCAACAGATGGTATGAGTGAAGCGTGCCGCAAGTTAGAGTCGCCAGTTATCGGTGGTAACGTGTCTTTATACAACGAAACAAATGGCGTGGCTGTTTACCCTACACCTGTAGTCGGCATGGTCGGATTGATTGACGACTTGAAGCATGTGACAACTCAGGAGTTCAAGAACGAAGGCGACCTGATTTATGTGATCGGGGAAACAGGTTCCGAGTTTGGTGGAAGTGAGCTGCAGAAGCTTGTGTACGGCAAGATTTTTGGTAAGGCACCTGCGATTGACCTGGATGTCGAAGCTAGACGCCAAGATCAGCTATTGGCTGCGATCCGAGCTGGCCTTGTAGCTTCTGCGCATGATGTGTCAGAAGGCGGACTTGGTGTGGCA is part of the Sutcliffiella sp. FSL R7-0096 genome and harbors:
- the purL gene encoding phosphoribosylformylglycinamidine synthase subunit PurL; the protein is MSLLLEPNPEMIKAEGIYREMGLSDEEFLMVEKILGRLPNYTETGLFSVMWSEHCSYKNSKPVLRKFPIDGPKVLQGPGEGAGIVDIGDNQAVVFKIESHNHPSAIEPYQGAATGVGGIIRDVFSMGARPIALLNSLRFGELTTPRVKYLFEEVVAGIAGYGNCVGIPTVGGEIQFDPAYDGNPLVNAMCVGLINHEDIKKGQAKGVGNTVMYVGAKTGRDGIHGATFASEELSEASEEKRPAVQVGDPFMEKLLLEACLEIVKWDGLVGIQDMGAAGLTSSSAEMASKAGSGIEMDLDLVPQRETGMTGYEMMLSESQERMLIVVEAGREHEAHEIVSKYGLEAVSIGKVTDDKKLRLLHKGEVIADVPVDALAEEAPVYHKPSTEPAYYREFQEMEVAVPEVTDFEETLVALLKQPTIASKEWVYDQYDYQVRTNTVVVPGSDAAVVRIRGTEKALAMTTDCNSRYLYLDPEVGGMIAVAEAARNVVCSGAKPLAITDCLNFGNPEKPEIFWQIEKATDGMSEACRKLESPVIGGNVSLYNETNGVAVYPTPVVGMVGLIDDLKHVTTQEFKNEGDLIYVIGETGSEFGGSELQKLVYGKIFGKAPAIDLDVEARRQDQLLAAIRAGLVASAHDVSEGGLGVAFAESAMGARGLGATVTLTGDMTSALFSETQSRFVVSVRPENQETFEAAVADASLVGTVTATGNLHIESASREVAIHVSVDDLRDAWKGAIPCLLN